ccatatatacatgtaaatttacatatatatattatatatatatatgaattatttttccttcttttgctcgcttacgtttttttttttttgttcggtatCCTTGATAGTTTCGTTATCagatattataaaattaatttttcataaaattgcATCGTCGGTCTAATCAGGTTGTCAGATTCGTCAGTTTGTCGTGTGTGTGatattttctagttttttttgaaaatggtTTCGGATATCTCTGGATATATATGCTTATATACCGATACATATGTCATATATGTACTTGAAAACAGCTGTGCGCTGATTTCgtaaactatacgtatatataaatattttttaataattatattcactttgttgtatggagaaaaattgttcactTTTGTAGTTATTTTCAGATATTGCGTCTCGCTTTCTATGAGCCAACGTCATCCTAGCTGACGTGGCAGCGACGGCGTCGTCAGGCAGCTGCTCTGAGCAATATGGCAAATgccaattttattcaaaggaataaaaaaaatgataacgacTGCAGAAACGCcagcagaaaaataaaaattaaacgaaataaaatctgtacgtatacgcgattcAAATAAAATGGACCTCTGAATATTTTCAGACGTAGCCTTCCGATGGGAATTATTTTCCGTCTGTCTGTATTTACAGCAGtaacattattatattcgGATTGTATTTCGACCGAATTGAAATAATCGAAGTGAAATCGTGTTCAACGAACGTAATACTTTTTTGATGGTTAGAATTTTACAGACGACGAAAACATGGCGATTGGCGTTGAGTCTGATGAAGATAGAAATTTCTCAAGGCAAGCTTGTGACGCGCCGCGCATTCGGTGTATGTAATgagtattttttcttgtttttctttacgATTTTTCGTTCTGATTTTCCAGAGATCCCTGTATTGTAACGTTTTCGCTGCGTTCAATCAATTTATCGATATGATTAGTTTTTAGGTCTTTGATTTTGATGTTCTATTTCGATactctatttctttctttcttattttttttttttggatttgatTTGATCTGATTattcttctgctttttttttttttgttgttggaaAAATATAGCGAGTGTGTTTTTGCAGTGAAGATATTTTCAATCGGCAGTAGAGCAGATTAATATAGTAATATAAATAGTATTtggtaataatataaatatctcAATTGATGAGCGAAACTTCAAAGATTAACTAAACATGGCCACATCTGGAACTATTCTGAACGGACTTGGCGTCGAGGAGCTCCTGGGAAGGCGAAAGTACGAGTCGATGGAGAATTCTTTCGGCCAATCACGAGTCGAGACGACATTCGCTATAGATCATGTGACCCAAAAACACGCCCTCGGCGGTGGGAATTCTGCAGCTGTTCCCTGAACGGAAATCGTCCTCCTTTTTAAACGTACTAAccgatttgaaaatatcgccCCGCTTTCCCTCGGTATTTCCGTTACGGAGATCATGCCCTGCTAAAATAAGCACATCCTATGTATAATGCGTTTCGTTCGTCCCGTTGAAAAcctaattatgaaaattgggTGTCGGGTGCTAAGAGACGCCGAGAAGTGATAGGGAGAGAGCGAGCtctgggattttttttcctttttaatgTTAACTCCCTCGCCTTGGTCtcgtattcaatttttcaacattattcTTGCGCCTTTTTCTTACTTCGTTCTCTTTCCCTCGGAATCCTATACGTacggttataattttttacctGGATGTTCGTCGACCCTAAAATCATTTCTCAAAACTTGGCGTTGACCGTAATCCCTCCTATTCGGCGAACTGCTAATTACTCATCCACTTTGTACCTGAGGCGTACTTGCTCAATTGCGAGACTATAAAATCCAAACATTTCCGTATGATTCATCATGATTTTGGGATTATGAGATGAATCCGAAGCCTATTTTACTCCTCTGCCGTTCCAGGGTTCATTGAAATGCGTGAAAGGCGCAGGAGAATAGATTAtgcatttttaaattttacaattagcCAGGCCGTAGAGGTAATTATAATTCGAAGATGTGACTTGCTTTTTTGCGACATTGCAAAATCTTGTGCGCGGGCCAATTGATTATGctatttttattaatcttGACTATGGGACGATCTAGATAAGCAACATGAATTAGTTCAGCATCGGcagatataaaatgaaatagaatttttcagTTTACAGGCACTTATTTCTTGAATGGCAAGACTACTTTTTGAGAAGtaaatatactatacatcTATCAAAtgatcagagagaaaaaaagaaaaatttaggaAACTAACGCTCATTCGTTGGCAAGCAATCATGGCAGATGCGGCGGCGAGGCGTGAAGCTCGGCGGaaaagaattttggaaaattcggaaaatcgtCTTCAAAGAATTACCGGAGCTAGATGCAACGTCCGAGAAGGTGAGGGGACAGTTGTGTTGTATTTAATAGGATTTTATCCCTGCACGTACGATGATTGTTATGGTATATGTTTACAAACATTACAAGTACTAACCTACAAATGATTTCTTATGTATTCTCGTTGCAGAGAAATCGAATCTAAATTCCTATACCCCAACGAATCCACAACGCGACACTGAACAGGACAAAGAATTCGTACCGGACACAAGTATGCAAATATCAAATTGATGTCGTAACTTGAAATCTGTCTAGGCATTGATGTATTTGTCGCAGACTATGAACGTCGTTGATTAGAATATTTGGATGGAGTCTATGCTGGATACGATTGTCCAGAACTATAGAGTTTGCGATTATGTCTAAATTTCTAGTAATCTATTCCGATAATTGGTACTTgacgtgaaaattcttctATTTCAGACGGTCACCCTGCCCTCACACAACCCAAGAATGAcctttttaataaattatattcaggAGACcaagatttcttgattcagACATTATTGTCTAACAATATACGTAAGCGGAATGTTAACGGGGAGGGATTTTCTATCGACGACAGTTTCGATTTAACAAATCACTCCGCAAGgaatgaaagtttttctcCCGGCAATGAGCGACACACGAGTAGTGTAAATAAAGCAACTAACGAGCCTGACGATGATGTCAATACGCATGAATCTGTTGGAAAGATATCTGCCGAGCCATCCTTATTCTGTAGTGTGTTTGATAGTAAATTGATCCTTGTGCTCCTTGCAGCTCTTGTAAATATATTGTACCTTTTACAACTTCAACATTTATGTGGCAAGGTAAGATTTCCATTATCTATTGTTCATTTAACCGTGCAAATCCCAAATCTTGTCTTCATTTTAAACAATCGATCTTTGAAAGcttacctaatttttttccaaatgtaTCTCAACGgctagaaattatttctttactGAATCTGGGTCTTACTTCTTTTACATCGTACGTTTTTGAACTACTGCTATCCAAGATCTaccaataaaattaatattttcacaaaTGATTGTGAACAGAGGCcagggaatttgaaaaaattttagcaAACCTTCGGAAGttat
This region of Athalia rosae chromosome 7, iyAthRosa1.1, whole genome shotgun sequence genomic DNA includes:
- the LOC105690007 gene encoding uncharacterized protein LOC105690007; this translates as MADAAARREARRKRILENSENRLQRITGARCNVREEKSNLNSYTPTNPQRDTEQDKEFVPDTNGHPALTQPKNDLFNKLYSGDQDFLIQTLLSNNIRKRNVNGEGFSIDDSFDLTNHSARNESFSPGNERHTSSVNKATNEPDDDVNTHESVGKISAEPSLFCSVFDSKLILVLLAALVNILYLLQLQHLCGKTILAPFLALMLIRLNLADDKSGSQGGNMVFAALILCSIKPELVHNLRRVIKIFKKITEDFSIYIFSFVIMYNMACSYWNDIDVTISTVDLAENVQSQ